One Stenotrophomonas maltophilia DNA window includes the following coding sequences:
- the mnmE gene encoding tRNA uridine-5-carboxymethylaminomethyl(34) synthesis GTPase MnmE, with product MNDAIRTDTIVAIASAPGAGGVGLLRLSGPRAAAIANALGAPALRPRHAHYARLRDADGEVIDDGIVLWFPAPNSFTGEEVVELQGHGSPVLLQQLVARCIALGARQARPGEFSERAFLNGKLDLAQAEAIADLIAAGDNRAARAARRSLDGVFSRRIDAVVEQLVLLRIHVEAAIDFADEPLDTLGGAQVRRGLEQARSDLAILRRDAERGRRLRDGLHAVLIGPPNAGKSSLLNALAGSERAIVTDIAGTTRDTLRETIRLDGLELTLVDTAGLRDGGDAIEREGMRRAHVEIERTDLALIVLDARDPAAGEAALGEAVAAVPHKVYIHNKSDLLDVLPALDDPDRVFVSAATGAGLEDLHARLRGIASSGAGEQVDGEFSARTRHVDAIERAQEHAQRADGELAHEHLELAAEELRLAHDALGEITGQMSADDLLGRIFSSFCIGK from the coding sequence ATGAACGACGCGATCCGTACCGACACCATCGTGGCCATCGCCAGTGCGCCCGGCGCCGGCGGTGTCGGCCTGCTGCGCCTGTCCGGCCCACGCGCTGCGGCCATCGCCAACGCATTGGGTGCGCCTGCGCTGCGCCCGCGCCATGCGCATTACGCACGCCTGCGCGATGCCGACGGCGAGGTCATTGATGATGGCATCGTGCTGTGGTTCCCGGCGCCGAACAGCTTCACCGGCGAAGAAGTGGTGGAACTGCAGGGCCATGGCAGCCCTGTGCTGCTGCAGCAACTGGTCGCGCGCTGTATCGCGCTCGGTGCGCGCCAGGCGCGGCCGGGCGAGTTCAGCGAACGCGCGTTCCTCAACGGCAAGCTCGACCTGGCCCAGGCCGAGGCCATCGCCGACCTGATCGCCGCGGGCGACAACCGCGCCGCGCGCGCTGCGCGCCGTTCGCTGGATGGCGTGTTCTCGCGCCGCATCGACGCCGTGGTCGAGCAGCTGGTGCTGCTGCGCATCCACGTGGAAGCGGCCATCGACTTCGCCGACGAACCGCTGGATACCCTCGGTGGCGCGCAGGTGCGGCGTGGCCTGGAACAGGCGCGCAGCGATCTGGCCATTCTGCGCCGCGATGCCGAACGCGGCCGTCGCCTGCGCGATGGCCTGCACGCGGTGCTGATCGGTCCGCCGAATGCGGGCAAGAGTTCACTGCTGAACGCGCTGGCCGGCAGCGAGCGCGCCATCGTCACCGACATCGCCGGAACCACCCGCGACACCCTGCGCGAGACCATCCGCCTGGATGGCCTGGAACTGACCCTGGTCGACACCGCTGGCCTGCGCGACGGCGGCGACGCCATCGAACGCGAAGGCATGCGCCGCGCCCACGTGGAAATCGAACGCACCGACCTGGCGCTGATCGTGCTGGATGCGCGCGATCCGGCTGCGGGTGAAGCCGCGCTGGGCGAGGCCGTGGCCGCCGTGCCGCACAAGGTCTACATCCACAACAAGTCGGACCTGCTGGATGTGCTGCCGGCGCTGGACGATCCGGATCGGGTGTTCGTTTCGGCCGCCACCGGCGCCGGGCTCGAAGATCTGCATGCGCGCCTGCGCGGCATCGCTTCGTCCGGGGCGGGCGAGCAGGTGGACGGCGAGTTCTCCGCGCGCACGCGGCATGTGGATGCAATCGAGCGTGCGCAGGAACATGCGCAGCGCGCCGATGGCGAGCTGGCGCACGAGCACCTGGAACTGGCCGCCGAGGAACTGCGGCTGGCACATGACGCTCTGGGCGAGATCACCGGGCAGATGAGTGCCGATGACCTGCTGGGAAGGATCTTTTCCAGCTTCTGCATCGGCAAGTAA
- a CDS encoding sce7726 family protein, with product MNPITDSDVRSALLGKVIAEHVANPNTLVVEEMGLARGACRVDVCVINGHLHGYEIKSDVDTLRRLPLQQQFYSDVLDKATIVVGQRHLDHALETLPAWWGVRLALRGARNAVRLELVRAAKLNPSVSATAVAALLWRDEISALIGGRTPEKSALRGNRAALCERLSELYSLAEIRALVRDQLKRRSDWRGREQP from the coding sequence ATGAACCCGATCACCGACAGTGACGTGCGATCAGCCCTGCTGGGCAAGGTCATTGCTGAGCATGTCGCAAATCCGAACACGCTTGTGGTGGAGGAAATGGGGCTTGCGCGCGGTGCCTGCCGGGTCGACGTCTGCGTCATCAATGGCCACCTGCACGGCTACGAGATCAAGAGTGATGTCGACACGCTGCGGAGACTCCCGTTGCAGCAGCAGTTCTATTCCGATGTCCTTGACAAGGCAACGATCGTGGTGGGACAGCGTCATCTGGACCATGCCCTGGAGACGTTGCCTGCTTGGTGGGGGGTCAGGCTGGCATTACGTGGAGCGCGCAACGCAGTGAGGCTGGAACTAGTACGGGCTGCAAAACTCAATCCATCAGTGAGCGCGACGGCCGTCGCGGCACTTCTCTGGCGCGATGAAATTTCTGCTCTGATCGGTGGGCGGACGCCTGAAAAATCAGCGCTGCGCGGCAACCGCGCAGCGCTATGTGAACGTCTGTCGGAGCTCTACAGTCTTGCGGAAATCCGTGCGCTGGTCAGGGATCAGTTGAAGCGCCGGTCAGACTGGCGAGGTCGCGAACAACCTTAG
- a CDS encoding polysaccharide deacetylase family protein produces MPRASSFRLFLPSLLLTLVVAGCGDKDAKAPVTGVTQPSAQAAAAADPAAAPLLAALQKQLDGYRRIIVLLADEEQQSAADRGTSTRVGQQLFHDGLEQRTAIAAQFDTLLRGSSPQRFATLGTVLDYIESAPELFDADRLAFREVLRDLHERVGTDSSLPAVKLHQRIGEDLEALDEIERNYNQELTRIFSRFERTRAIELKREKWDDYIAHLHKDYSREAILRDYGVIEPYPMSMKDSDREIFGRDLPAKTVVLTFDDGPHKAYTDEVVAILKRYDVPGVFFEVGRNLGKVEADGKVSLGPMAKISRNLMEEGYAVGNHSLTHAQLSRTTGDALRQQVLDTDTLLKDVDSKRAPLFRFPYGARNAEGLQLLNEAGLKSIMWNIDSMDWADPVPESIVQRVLDQVNKEQRGIILFHDIHDRAVKALPQILDRLIADGYQFAGWNGRDFTVARARKGDAGAATVTTGYEKSWAIVVGIDNYAKWPKLEYASHDAQAVAATLTGQFGFPSSQVIVLKNEQATRNNILAAFHDRLADDRTGKNDRVFVFFAGHGATRQLASGRDLGYIIPVDSDPKEFATDAIAMTDIQNIAESMQAKHVMFVMDACYSGLGLTRGGPSSSSFLRENARRSARQMLTAGGADQQVADAGPNGHSVFTWVLLQALAGKGDLNGDGLITGTELAAYVAPAVSHQTPAFGSLPGSQGGEFVFQVPDSQEFLNADTRQLTAEAIALNNKVDAASEAKGSQAPVTVADLQGGKAKLVVPTAGPASDRQRAQQANDRGLQLYREKQYDEAAAQFTEALKLRPDFAQAANNLGFVYYRQQRYAEAARWLENTLKIDPSRAVAYLNLGDAYFNAGDSAKAKQAYTTYLALQPQGSGAAQARAQLGKL; encoded by the coding sequence ATGCCGCGTGCGTCGTCGTTCCGCCTGTTCCTGCCCTCGCTGTTGTTGACCCTGGTCGTTGCCGGCTGTGGCGACAAGGACGCGAAGGCACCGGTAACCGGCGTGACCCAGCCCAGCGCGCAGGCCGCGGCCGCCGCCGATCCGGCCGCCGCGCCGTTGCTGGCCGCGCTGCAGAAGCAGCTCGACGGTTATCGGCGGATCATCGTGCTGCTGGCCGACGAGGAACAGCAGTCGGCTGCCGACCGCGGCACCTCCACGCGTGTGGGCCAGCAGCTGTTCCACGATGGCCTGGAACAGCGCACGGCCATCGCCGCGCAGTTCGACACGCTGCTGCGCGGCTCCAGTCCGCAGCGCTTCGCCACCCTCGGCACCGTGCTGGACTACATCGAGTCGGCGCCGGAACTGTTCGATGCCGATCGCCTGGCCTTCCGCGAAGTGCTGCGTGATCTGCATGAGCGGGTCGGCACCGATTCCTCGCTGCCGGCGGTGAAGCTGCACCAGCGCATCGGCGAGGACCTGGAGGCGCTTGACGAGATCGAGCGCAACTACAACCAGGAACTGACCCGCATCTTCAGCCGCTTCGAGCGCACCCGTGCCATCGAACTGAAGCGCGAGAAGTGGGACGACTACATCGCCCACCTGCACAAGGACTACAGCCGCGAAGCGATCCTGCGCGACTATGGCGTGATCGAGCCGTACCCGATGTCGATGAAGGACAGCGACCGCGAGATCTTCGGCCGCGACCTGCCGGCCAAGACCGTGGTGCTGACCTTCGACGATGGCCCACACAAGGCCTACACCGATGAAGTGGTGGCCATCCTCAAGCGCTACGACGTACCGGGTGTGTTCTTCGAAGTGGGCCGCAACCTGGGCAAGGTCGAGGCCGACGGCAAGGTCAGCCTCGGCCCGATGGCGAAGATCAGCCGCAACCTGATGGAAGAGGGCTATGCGGTGGGCAACCACAGCCTGACCCACGCCCAGCTATCGCGCACCACCGGCGACGCGCTGCGCCAGCAGGTACTCGACACCGACACGCTGCTGAAGGACGTCGACAGCAAGCGCGCGCCGCTGTTCCGCTTCCCGTATGGTGCGCGCAACGCCGAAGGCCTGCAGCTGCTCAACGAAGCCGGGCTGAAGTCGATCATGTGGAACATCGACTCGATGGACTGGGCCGACCCGGTGCCGGAGTCGATCGTGCAGCGCGTGCTCGACCAGGTGAACAAGGAACAGCGCGGCATCATCCTGTTCCACGACATCCACGATCGTGCGGTGAAGGCGCTGCCGCAGATCCTCGACCGGCTGATCGCCGATGGCTACCAGTTCGCTGGCTGGAATGGCCGCGACTTCACCGTCGCCCGTGCGCGAAAGGGCGACGCCGGTGCCGCCACCGTCACCACCGGCTACGAGAAGTCGTGGGCGATCGTGGTCGGCATCGACAACTACGCCAAGTGGCCGAAGCTGGAATACGCCAGCCATGATGCTCAGGCAGTGGCCGCTACCTTGACCGGGCAGTTCGGCTTCCCGTCCTCGCAGGTGATCGTGCTGAAGAACGAGCAGGCGACCCGTAACAACATCCTGGCCGCCTTCCACGACCGCCTGGCCGATGACCGCACCGGCAAGAACGACCGCGTGTTTGTGTTCTTCGCCGGCCATGGCGCGACCCGCCAGCTCGCCTCCGGGCGCGACCTCGGCTACATCATTCCGGTCGATTCGGATCCGAAGGAATTTGCCACCGACGCGATCGCGATGACCGACATCCAGAACATCGCCGAGAGCATGCAGGCCAAGCATGTGATGTTCGTGATGGATGCCTGCTACAGCGGCCTGGGCCTGACCCGTGGCGGCCCCTCGTCGTCGTCGTTCCTGCGCGAGAACGCCCGCCGCAGCGCGCGGCAGATGCTGACCGCCGGTGGTGCCGACCAGCAGGTGGCCGATGCCGGCCCCAACGGCCATTCGGTGTTCACCTGGGTGCTGCTGCAGGCGTTGGCCGGCAAGGGCGACCTCAACGGCGATGGCCTGATCACCGGTACCGAACTGGCCGCCTACGTGGCGCCGGCGGTCTCGCACCAGACCCCGGCCTTCGGCAGCCTGCCCGGTTCGCAGGGCGGCGAGTTCGTGTTCCAGGTGCCGGACAGCCAGGAATTCCTCAACGCCGATACGCGCCAGCTGACCGCCGAGGCGATCGCGCTGAACAACAAGGTCGATGCCGCCAGCGAGGCCAAGGGCAGCCAGGCACCGGTGACCGTGGCCGACCTGCAGGGTGGCAAGGCCAAGCTGGTGGTGCCCACTGCCGGCCCGGCGTCCGACCGCCAGCGCGCGCAGCAGGCCAATGACCGCGGCCTGCAGCTGTACCGCGAGAAGCAATACGACGAGGCGGCCGCGCAGTTCACCGAAGCACTGAAGCTGCGCCCGGACTTCGCCCAGGCCGCCAACAACCTCGGCTTCGTCTACTACCGCCAACAGCGCTATGCCGAAGCCGCGCGCTGGCTGGAGAACACGTTGAAGATCGACCCGTCGCGTGCGGTGGCCTATCTCAACCTGGGCGATGCCTACTTCAACGCCGGCGACAGTGCCAAGGCGAAGCAGGCCTATACCACCTACCTGGCGCTGCAGCCGCAGGGCAGTGGCGCGGCGCAGGCACGTGCGCAGCTGGGGAAGCTCTGA
- a CDS encoding glycerophosphodiester phosphodiesterase, with protein sequence MKSWGCALLLSLAVAPSVAMSAESSTPAAHKVSVYGHRGASALLPEHTLAAYAQAIADGADYIEPDLVMTKDGVMVARHENEIGGTTDVASHPEFASRRTSKVIDGQKVDGWFTEDFTLAELKTLYARERLPELRSTAYDGQFRIASLDEILAFLVQQAGRANRGIGLVPEIKHPTYFQSIGLPMEDKLLAALRGNAYTNVGPVTIQSFETANLRYLRGKIPRGSNIRLLQLLWRGNTQPADIAKAGGTLTYAQMMTPAGLKDIASYADSIGPELRSIIPLDAKGALSTPTTLVQDAHAVGLMVIPYTFRPENHFQASNLRKGADNARNAEGSITEMRAYLATGIDAFFTDDPALGRQAVDGMGAAGN encoded by the coding sequence GTGAAGTCGTGGGGTTGTGCGTTGCTGTTGTCGCTGGCCGTGGCACCATCGGTGGCCATGAGTGCTGAATCCTCCACCCCGGCCGCGCACAAGGTGTCGGTCTATGGCCATCGCGGGGCGAGCGCGTTGCTGCCCGAGCACACCCTGGCCGCCTACGCGCAGGCCATCGCCGATGGCGCCGACTACATCGAACCGGACCTGGTCATGACCAAGGACGGGGTGATGGTGGCCCGCCACGAGAACGAGATCGGTGGCACCACCGACGTCGCCTCGCATCCGGAGTTCGCCAGCCGCCGCACCAGCAAGGTCATCGACGGGCAGAAGGTCGACGGCTGGTTCACCGAAGACTTCACCCTGGCCGAGCTGAAGACCCTGTACGCGCGCGAGCGCCTGCCGGAGCTGCGCAGCACTGCCTACGATGGCCAGTTCCGCATTGCCAGCCTCGACGAGATCCTGGCCTTCCTGGTGCAGCAGGCCGGCCGCGCCAACCGCGGCATCGGCCTGGTCCCGGAGATCAAGCACCCGACCTACTTCCAGTCGATCGGCCTGCCGATGGAGGACAAGCTCCTGGCCGCGCTGCGTGGCAACGCATACACCAACGTCGGGCCGGTCACCATCCAGTCGTTCGAGACCGCCAACCTGCGCTACCTGCGCGGCAAGATCCCGCGCGGCAGCAACATCCGCCTGCTGCAGCTGCTGTGGAGGGGCAACACCCAGCCGGCCGACATTGCCAAGGCCGGTGGCACGCTGACCTACGCGCAGATGATGACGCCGGCCGGACTGAAGGACATCGCCAGCTACGCCGACAGCATCGGCCCGGAACTGCGCTCGATCATTCCGCTGGACGCCAAGGGCGCGCTGAGCACTCCGACTACGCTGGTACAGGACGCACATGCAGTGGGCCTGATGGTGATTCCGTATACCTTCCGCCCGGAGAATCATTTCCAGGCCAGCAACCTGCGCAAGGGCGCCGACAACGCGCGCAACGCGGAAGGCTCGATCACCGAGATGCGTGCCTATCTGGCCACCGGCATCGATGCGTTCTTCACCGATGACCCGGCGCTGGGCCGGCAGGCGGTGGATGGGATGGGCGCGGCGGGGAACTGA
- a CDS encoding beta family protein gives MYMPILKWRQGEYLAVGRTSEGVKDGIYPLFEIPIEQWDFENDAPAKSLDDHLKMVGRRLSSNWKARSCLFDSPYLAGDDTMADGQHHLERIFDLTRTAGCKAIPVTGVDRHVDYQQAVARIVARDARGCGLRLVPDDLEGGRLARISGLLKLLGVVSGQVDLILDSSADVADSPTLQASTWQAWITAVPDLADWRSITLAGGSFPASLSPSSSYRPHGDVNRREWRAYTRLARMHSGRMPWFGDYGCASPQTELMDPRLFDPNAKIKYTIDDQWRIVVGTQIKRNGRDQYRDLCRHLVSDLPVVFMGRGYSWGDAYIEDCANSVTSTGGSSTWPTVATNHHMTKVVRDLASLTGASTDP, from the coding sequence ATGTACATGCCGATTCTCAAATGGCGGCAGGGGGAGTATCTCGCGGTGGGTCGTACCAGCGAAGGAGTCAAGGATGGGATCTATCCCCTGTTCGAGATCCCGATCGAGCAGTGGGACTTCGAGAACGATGCACCGGCCAAGTCGCTCGATGACCACCTAAAGATGGTAGGCAGACGTCTGAGCAGTAACTGGAAGGCGCGGAGCTGCCTGTTCGATTCGCCCTATCTTGCCGGGGACGACACCATGGCGGACGGGCAGCACCATCTGGAACGGATCTTCGACCTCACGCGGACCGCGGGATGCAAGGCCATTCCCGTGACCGGCGTTGACCGGCATGTCGACTACCAGCAGGCGGTAGCACGGATCGTCGCCCGCGATGCTCGTGGCTGCGGATTACGGCTGGTGCCGGATGATCTTGAAGGAGGGCGCCTGGCCCGGATATCAGGGTTGCTGAAACTGTTGGGCGTGGTCTCGGGTCAGGTGGACCTGATCCTCGACAGCTCGGCCGATGTCGCCGACTCGCCCACGCTTCAGGCATCGACTTGGCAGGCATGGATTACGGCGGTTCCGGATCTGGCCGACTGGAGATCGATCACCCTCGCAGGTGGTAGTTTCCCTGCCAGTCTGAGCCCCTCTTCGAGCTATCGCCCACATGGCGACGTGAACCGGCGGGAATGGCGCGCGTACACGCGGCTAGCCCGCATGCACTCTGGACGAATGCCATGGTTTGGTGACTATGGCTGTGCTTCTCCGCAGACGGAATTGATGGATCCGCGCCTGTTCGACCCCAACGCCAAGATCAAGTACACGATAGATGATCAGTGGCGGATCGTTGTAGGTACCCAGATCAAGCGCAACGGCCGCGACCAGTACCGTGATCTGTGCCGGCACCTGGTCTCCGATCTGCCGGTGGTCTTCATGGGGCGCGGCTACAGCTGGGGCGATGCGTACATCGAGGACTGCGCAAACAGTGTCACCAGTACGGGGGGAAGCTCGACCTGGCCAACGGTAGCGACCAACCACCATATGACTAAGGTTGTTCGCGACCTCGCCAGTCTGACCGGCGCTTCAACTGATCCCTGA